Proteins co-encoded in one Octopus sinensis linkage group LG6, ASM634580v1, whole genome shotgun sequence genomic window:
- the LOC115213285 gene encoding tropomodulin-like: MYNSLASKDDKDEDFDWDRLDELLKTLSADEVEELNGDFDPDNSLLPPSQRCRDQTSKLPTGPLNRKKLLAFLEKKAKEEKDWEEAKPYTGEKKGKAYVPKEPPKIENIVDEEVQTEWDDILSKATEEELVDLAAVLGFHGMLNQVQYNASIEDKEIVGGFAGVARAEDLRVFEELAPNTTNYEESLTRLKDNDPKLKHLNLNNIKGIPKEKLIEIVGTLKTNTHLEIFEMASVDATDFVAKALGNTLTIKRLLPLHRRPFVDYSVIRKRLVVANSNDVLFVFVHILLRTNPGNNLPIHVRPRTVVHSRSFRYRIKKGKVPFRVM; this comes from the exons ATGTATAATTCTCTTGCTTCAAAGGATGACAAGGATGAAGACTTTGACTGGGATCGGTTAGATGAACTTCTCAAGACACTTAGTGCAGATGAAGTTGAGGAGCTTAATGGAGATTTTGATCCAGATAATTCTTTACTCCCACCATCCCAGAGGTGCAGAGATCAAACATCAAAGCTTCCTACTGGACCTCTGAACAGAAAGAAATTATTAGCATTCCTTGAAAAGAAAGCCAAAGAGGAGAAGGACTGGGAAGAAGCAAAGCCTTATACTGGAGAGAAAAAAGGTAAAGCCTATGTTCCCAAGGAGCCACCCAAGATTGAAAATATTGTAGATGAAGAAGTTCAGACTGAATGGGATGACATTTTGTCTAAAGCTACTGAAGAAGAGCTGGTAGATTTGGCAGCTGTCCTTGGATTCCATGGAATGTTGAATCAAGTTCAGTATAATGCATCCATAGAAGACAAGGAAATCGTTGGTGGATTTGCTGGTGTTGCCAGAGCTGAGGATCTAAGAGTTTTCGAAGAACTGGCTCCTAATACGACTAACTATGAGGAAAGCTTAACAAGACTGAAGGATAATGATCCAAAATTGAAGCATCTTAATCTTAACAACATTAAGGGCATtccaaaagaaaaattgatagaaatagTTGGAACactgaagacaaacacacatctagAAATTTTTGAAATGGCTAGTGTGGATGCTACAGATTTTGTGGCCAAGGCATTAGGCAACAcactgacgattaaaaggctg CTGCCGCTACATCGTCGGCCATTCGTTGATTATTCTGTTATTAGAAAACGTTTAGTTGTAGCCAATTCCAACgatgtgttgtttgtgtttgtacacatCCTCCTACGTACAAATCcgggcaacaatttacccattcaCGTACGACCACGAACAGTCGTTCACAGTCGTTCG TTCCGTTATAGGATAAAAAAAGGTAAAGTTCCTTTCCGAGTCATGTAA